From the genome of Geobacter sp. SVR, one region includes:
- a CDS encoding MarR family winged helix-turn-helix transcriptional regulator: MESTPALVSDIVDSLRRMFQVINEQSKKAEHETGLTGPQLWAIKVIAESAPIKVSDLARKMYLHPATVVGIIDRLETRELVERRRSKEDRRVVEIALTDNGREKVSKSPEVAQGLLVKGLEALSEQKLKNISDGLEQLVEILGAQEIPPQLMLSCEVNLPQKNIKTE; the protein is encoded by the coding sequence ATGGAATCTACACCAGCGTTGGTGTCCGACATCGTAGACAGTCTGCGGCGCATGTTTCAGGTCATCAATGAACAGTCGAAAAAAGCCGAGCATGAAACAGGGTTAACCGGTCCGCAGCTCTGGGCGATCAAGGTGATTGCGGAATCCGCCCCCATCAAAGTTTCGGACCTGGCCCGCAAGATGTATCTGCATCCCGCCACAGTGGTTGGCATCATCGACAGGCTCGAAACACGGGAACTTGTTGAGAGAAGGCGATCGAAAGAAGACCGGCGGGTGGTTGAGATTGCGCTTACGGACAACGGCAGGGAAAAGGTGAGCAAATCCCCCGAAGTGGCTCAGGGACTGCTGGTGAAAGGGTTGGAGGCGCTGAGTGAACAGAAACTGAAAAATATCTCCGATGGGCTGGAACAGTTGGTAGAAATACTGGGAGCCCAGGAAATCCCTCCGCAACTGATGTTGTCATGCGAAGTGAATCTTCCCCAGAAAAACATCAAGACAGAGTAG
- a CDS encoding DUF485 domain-containing protein: MAEKQYDWSAIAKNPKFIELHHKKSAFLFGWWIFSSVYYFLLPIGAAFAPGLFKIKVIGVINFGYVFALSQFFVSWGLALYYAHVANKDFDRLTRELVDELHA, translated from the coding sequence ATGGCAGAAAAGCAGTATGATTGGTCCGCAATCGCAAAAAATCCGAAGTTCATCGAGCTTCACCACAAGAAATCCGCCTTCCTCTTCGGCTGGTGGATCTTCTCCAGCGTCTACTATTTCCTGCTCCCCATCGGAGCCGCCTTTGCCCCGGGTCTGTTCAAGATCAAGGTCATCGGCGTCATCAACTTCGGCTACGTTTTCGCCCTGTCCCAGTTCTTCGTTTCCTGGGGACTGGCGCTGTACTACGCCCACGTTGCCAACAAGGATTTCGACCGCCTTACCAGGGAACTGGTCGACGAACTTCACGCCTAG
- a CDS encoding tetratricopeptide repeat protein — translation MNNRSSISLRNGMLLALIPLCCGFGWGKTDPCKEARTSLDMLAKVADPLKREKMAASILKACPDGAAGLFIRALTEKPDAAIARYREVLAKDDTIAEAHGNLGLLLHEKGLDQEAAAELTRGIMGPPDPRYHRALADITNDGDLPALALFHYDQALKAFPDDVDLHTGRAEACLELKQFDKAEEEFIRLKALKPEEAKFRLGLADVYRKTGRLDRAIDELRSHLSKTSDKEGHLLLAEVLMEKGERDAAREEYLAAGVDVTINPDDFVRKGDEYLKAREYGQAIAAYQTALKGRPAWPAIQHKLGRAQMSAGRDDEALVTLTPLIKAGSADGAVFNDLGMLHERSGRLDEAIAAYRSCITHDPDQVNAHRKLAEIYTWRGSFAEAAEQYRELIRLRGDTPLYHLNLGKVYDRLKEPKQAVSEYETAVRLDPDMLEGHRELARIFSRDRQTAKAEHHYKEVLRLQSEDEVARNGLITLYVKQKRYDDLTGFVKDWLDQAPGDPQRHYRLGLVYEFKREYDPAISEYKAALALQPDHARMLLALGRVLMKTGRLSDAKAMLEASKKADPTLPEPQLLLSSLQSDSQPLKKKAHKSPGKGKKAPASKAKPARKK, via the coding sequence ATGAACAACCGCTCCTCAATATCGCTCAGAAACGGCATGCTGCTGGCCCTGATCCCGCTCTGCTGCGGCTTTGGCTGGGGAAAAACCGATCCCTGCAAGGAGGCCCGTACGAGTCTCGATATGCTTGCGAAAGTCGCTGATCCTCTCAAGCGCGAGAAAATGGCAGCGTCCATTCTCAAGGCGTGCCCCGACGGTGCTGCCGGGCTGTTCATCCGCGCCCTGACGGAAAAACCGGATGCCGCCATTGCCCGATACCGCGAGGTTCTGGCAAAGGACGACACCATAGCCGAGGCCCACGGCAATCTCGGCCTGCTGCTGCACGAAAAGGGGCTCGATCAGGAGGCCGCAGCGGAATTGACCAGAGGCATCATGGGGCCCCCCGATCCGCGCTACCACCGCGCCCTCGCCGACATCACCAACGACGGCGATCTTCCCGCCCTTGCTCTTTTCCATTACGACCAGGCTTTGAAGGCCTTTCCCGACGATGTCGATCTGCATACCGGCCGGGCGGAGGCCTGCCTTGAGCTGAAGCAGTTCGACAAGGCCGAGGAAGAGTTCATCCGCCTGAAGGCACTGAAACCCGAGGAAGCGAAGTTCCGGCTGGGGCTGGCGGATGTCTACCGGAAAACCGGCCGCCTCGACCGGGCCATCGATGAGTTGCGGTCACACCTAAGCAAAACATCGGACAAGGAAGGGCACCTGCTGCTGGCAGAGGTGCTGATGGAAAAGGGGGAGCGTGACGCGGCGCGCGAGGAATATCTTGCAGCAGGGGTGGATGTCACCATCAACCCCGATGACTTTGTCCGCAAAGGCGATGAATACCTGAAGGCCCGGGAGTACGGACAGGCCATAGCTGCCTACCAGACGGCCCTCAAGGGGCGCCCGGCCTGGCCCGCGATCCAGCACAAACTGGGCAGGGCCCAGATGTCGGCTGGCCGTGACGACGAAGCACTTGTCACACTTACCCCCCTGATCAAGGCAGGTTCGGCCGATGGCGCCGTATTCAACGATCTGGGCATGCTCCACGAGCGGAGCGGACGGCTCGATGAGGCCATCGCCGCCTACCGTTCATGCATCACCCATGACCCCGACCAGGTGAACGCCCATCGCAAGCTGGCGGAGATATACACCTGGCGGGGCAGTTTTGCAGAAGCGGCCGAGCAGTACCGGGAACTGATCCGCCTCAGAGGCGACACCCCCCTGTATCACCTGAACCTGGGGAAGGTGTATGATCGCCTGAAGGAGCCGAAACAGGCCGTCAGCGAATATGAAACGGCGGTACGACTCGATCCGGACATGTTGGAAGGGCATCGGGAACTGGCCCGGATATTCTCGCGCGACCGCCAGACCGCCAAAGCAGAACATCATTACAAAGAAGTCCTCCGGCTGCAGAGCGAGGACGAAGTGGCCCGCAACGGCCTGATCACGCTGTACGTCAAGCAGAAACGCTACGATGACCTCACCGGGTTCGTAAAAGACTGGCTGGACCAGGCTCCGGGCGATCCTCAGCGCCATTACCGCCTGGGACTGGTCTACGAATTCAAAAGAGAGTACGATCCGGCCATATCCGAATACAAGGCGGCGCTCGCGCTGCAGCCCGACCATGCCAGGATGCTTCTGGCCCTTGGGCGGGTTCTTATGAAAACCGGCAGATTATCCGATGCGAAAGCCATGCTCGAAGCATCCAAAAAGGCGGACCCTACCCTCCCGGAACCGCAACTGCTGCTTAGCAGCCTTCAGAGCGATTCCCAGCCCCTGAAAAAGAAGGCGCACAAGTCCCCTGGCAAAGGGAAAAAGGCCCCAGCCAGCAAGGCAAAACCGGCCAGGAAGAAATGA
- a CDS encoding DUF6328 family protein has translation MGEQQKEQLPMPEAVTHLLKECRMVLPGIQALFGFQLIVVFNPGFEQKLQRGEQLLHLSAIGLVGVAVALVMAPAAYHRQVGPQKVSQDFIGIASRLLLWSMFPLMLGICFDFYLVSKIIVHDAVTGLLLSVILLCVYYFLWFVVPRLESLRNTQSSPRR, from the coding sequence ATGGGAGAGCAGCAGAAAGAACAATTGCCGATGCCAGAAGCCGTTACGCACCTGCTGAAAGAATGCCGCATGGTACTGCCGGGTATCCAGGCGCTGTTCGGTTTTCAGCTCATTGTCGTCTTCAATCCGGGGTTCGAACAAAAACTGCAGAGGGGCGAGCAACTCCTGCATCTGAGTGCCATCGGATTGGTGGGAGTTGCTGTCGCACTGGTAATGGCACCGGCTGCCTACCACCGCCAGGTCGGGCCGCAGAAGGTCTCGCAGGATTTCATCGGAATCGCGTCCCGGTTGCTGTTATGGTCGATGTTTCCGCTCATGCTCGGGATCTGCTTCGATTTCTACCTGGTTTCGAAAATCATTGTGCATGATGCAGTAACCGGCCTGCTGCTCTCGGTCATACTGTTATGCGTGTACTACTTTCTTTGGTTCGTAGTGCCTCGCCTGGAATCACTACGAAATACTCAGTCTTCTCCTCGCCGCTGA
- a CDS encoding DUF6496 domain-containing protein, with product MAKYGKKAQETVEQTMEEYKKGELKSGTSGKKVTDRKQAVAIGLSKARKKGAKVPEPHQGGTSHRGSS from the coding sequence ATGGCGAAATACGGAAAGAAAGCGCAGGAAACGGTTGAACAGACAATGGAGGAATATAAAAAGGGAGAGCTCAAGAGCGGCACATCCGGGAAAAAGGTGACTGACAGAAAGCAGGCCGTTGCCATCGGCCTTTCCAAGGCGCGGAAAAAGGGGGCAAAAGTTCCCGAGCCTCATCAAGGCGGCACGTCCCACCGGGGAAGCAGTTGA
- a CDS encoding IclR family transcriptional regulator translates to MKVGNSIYTVQIVTKAFELLELLSAHQGPADLPHLAAKAGMTRNKAFRILMTLCEKGLIERDEVTGCYELGYSSVSLAQKMLKHSSVINLAHPVMENLARRHDEAVYMTVIKGDDVLFLDMVDCEQQIKAVPLVGRKFPFFTNASGKVIKALESRELIEWLSSKKQGKAKKVPDPEKLASELLVIRANGGVATDCNGLGDGINSVAVAIKDYAGKVIGAITLLAPSFRMVQERMENEIVPSLTEAAALISQKFGYTPCATG, encoded by the coding sequence ATGAAGGTGGGAAATTCCATATATACGGTTCAAATCGTCACCAAAGCATTCGAATTACTGGAGCTCCTATCGGCTCACCAAGGGCCTGCCGACCTGCCGCATCTGGCTGCCAAGGCGGGCATGACCAGGAACAAGGCCTTCCGGATCCTGATGACTCTCTGCGAAAAGGGGCTGATCGAACGCGATGAGGTTACCGGCTGTTATGAACTCGGCTACAGCTCCGTCTCCCTCGCGCAGAAGATGCTGAAGCATTCCAGCGTCATCAATCTTGCGCATCCCGTCATGGAAAATCTTGCCCGGCGGCACGACGAAGCGGTCTACATGACGGTCATCAAGGGGGACGACGTGCTGTTCCTCGACATGGTCGATTGCGAGCAGCAAATCAAGGCGGTGCCGCTGGTGGGCAGGAAGTTCCCCTTTTTCACCAATGCATCCGGCAAGGTGATCAAGGCGCTGGAATCGAGGGAGCTGATCGAGTGGCTGTCCAGCAAAAAGCAGGGCAAAGCGAAGAAAGTGCCCGATCCGGAAAAGCTGGCTTCCGAACTGCTGGTGATCCGCGCCAATGGCGGAGTGGCAACGGACTGCAACGGACTGGGCGACGGGATCAACAGTGTGGCGGTGGCCATCAAGGATTATGCCGGCAAGGTAATCGGCGCCATCACCCTGCTGGCACCGTCGTTTCGAATGGTCCAGGAGCGCATGGAGAACGAGATTGTCCCCTCCCTGACCGAAGCGGCGGCACTTATTTCCCAAAAATTCGGATACACACCCTGTGCTACGGGATAA
- a CDS encoding molybdenum cofactor biosynthesis protein MoaE: MVSFTPDPIDPAAAHELLRISEDGRNGSVLLHYAVVKQQASENGITTGIEYQAVGDVEENLKAIEFSMKEGWRLHEVLLLRRSGTVKVGEIISLVGVASPSSDDAFAACRFGLESFKKMYAIAKREIYG; encoded by the coding sequence ATGGTTTCATTCACTCCCGATCCCATCGACCCCGCCGCTGCCCACGAATTGCTCCGGATTTCTGAGGATGGCCGCAACGGTTCCGTGCTGCTCCATTACGCCGTCGTCAAGCAGCAGGCATCCGAAAACGGAATCACCACCGGCATCGAGTACCAGGCCGTCGGTGATGTGGAGGAAAACCTGAAGGCAATAGAGTTCTCCATGAAAGAGGGCTGGCGGCTTCACGAAGTGCTTCTGCTGCGCCGGAGCGGCACAGTGAAGGTGGGCGAGATCATATCCCTGGTGGGAGTCGCCTCCCCCAGCAGCGACGATGCCTTTGCCGCCTGCCGGTTCGGCCTGGAGAGCTTCAAGAAAATGTATGCCATTGCCAAGCGGGAGATCTACGGATAG
- a CDS encoding cation acetate symporter — translation MTLSVATAAFAEEPKKDSAAPGAAPVAAAPAVTAAAPQTAAPAAAPAPAAPVKKKELKANKAITLSLFAVIIGITMGVVVWAARQTKSAADFYAAGGGITGTQNGWAIAGDYMSAASFLGISGMISLYGYDGFMYSVGWLVAYITVLLIVAEPCRNAGKYTLGDILSFRTDPKPVRAVAALSTVAVSTFYLTAQMVGAGKLMALLVGVTYKQSVIGVGVLMVGYVVFGGMTATTWVQIIKAGLLMSGAFLLSFLVMMKAGFNPLGFFDMIVNNPDIQDHVSKMVLKDGITLAGAEAGQRFLEPALFMKSPLDQISLGMALVLGTAGMPHILMRFFTVPTAQAARKSVIIAMFIIGAFYVLTTLLGFGAAINLTPQGIIAVDPGGNMATLMLAQQLGADISPILGDIFLAFLCSVAFATILAVVSGLVLAASAAIAHDIYVNVIKNGHADQHEQVTAARITSFVVGAVGIVIGIAAEKQNVAHLVALAFAVASSGNLPVVVLSLFWRKFNTAGVISGLVVGTVASIGLVMVSPNMTYPKVVAAGAQKVITAMEKKQAALPPGAQLDEKDAKALEKAKADYEKNKDGKSIMGLDAPLLKLKNPGIISIPLGFLAAILGCLAFPNRRSEEMFDEVYVRQNTGLGMAKAIDH, via the coding sequence ATGACTCTCTCAGTCGCCACAGCCGCCTTTGCTGAAGAGCCGAAAAAAGATTCCGCCGCTCCCGGCGCAGCACCTGTTGCCGCCGCACCGGCTGTAACAGCAGCCGCTCCCCAGACGGCAGCCCCTGCTGCCGCACCGGCACCGGCCGCTCCCGTTAAGAAAAAAGAGCTCAAGGCCAACAAGGCCATCACCCTGTCCCTCTTTGCCGTGATCATCGGCATTACCATGGGGGTCGTTGTCTGGGCCGCCCGGCAGACCAAGTCGGCCGCCGACTTCTACGCCGCCGGCGGCGGCATCACCGGCACCCAGAACGGCTGGGCCATTGCCGGCGACTACATGTCAGCTGCCTCTTTCCTCGGGATTTCCGGCATGATCTCCCTGTACGGCTATGACGGGTTCATGTACTCCGTCGGCTGGCTGGTGGCCTACATCACCGTGCTCCTGATCGTGGCCGAGCCCTGCCGCAACGCCGGCAAGTACACCCTGGGGGATATCCTCTCCTTCCGCACCGATCCCAAGCCGGTCCGCGCCGTGGCTGCCCTCTCCACCGTGGCGGTCTCCACCTTCTACCTGACCGCACAGATGGTCGGCGCAGGCAAGCTGATGGCCCTGCTGGTCGGTGTGACCTACAAGCAGTCCGTTATCGGCGTGGGCGTCCTGATGGTCGGCTACGTCGTTTTCGGCGGCATGACCGCCACCACCTGGGTTCAGATCATCAAGGCCGGCCTGCTCATGAGCGGCGCCTTCCTGCTCTCGTTCCTGGTCATGATGAAAGCCGGCTTCAACCCGCTCGGCTTCTTCGACATGATCGTCAACAACCCGGACATCCAGGATCACGTTTCCAAAATGGTGCTGAAGGACGGCATCACCCTGGCGGGCGCCGAAGCAGGACAGCGCTTCCTTGAGCCGGCCCTGTTCATGAAGTCGCCGCTCGACCAGATCTCGCTCGGTATGGCCCTGGTACTCGGTACCGCCGGCATGCCGCACATCCTGATGCGCTTCTTCACCGTGCCGACCGCTCAGGCCGCACGTAAGTCCGTTATCATCGCCATGTTCATCATCGGCGCCTTCTACGTCCTGACTACCCTGCTCGGCTTCGGCGCTGCCATCAACCTGACCCCGCAGGGCATCATCGCCGTCGATCCGGGCGGCAACATGGCCACCCTGATGCTGGCCCAGCAGCTGGGTGCCGATATTTCTCCGATTCTCGGCGATATCTTCCTAGCCTTCCTCTGCTCGGTCGCCTTCGCCACCATCCTGGCGGTCGTCTCCGGCCTGGTGCTGGCTGCTTCGGCCGCCATTGCCCACGACATCTACGTCAACGTGATCAAAAACGGCCATGCCGACCAGCACGAGCAGGTCACGGCTGCCCGCATCACCTCCTTCGTGGTCGGCGCCGTCGGCATCGTCATCGGCATCGCCGCCGAAAAGCAGAACGTCGCCCACTTGGTGGCCCTGGCCTTTGCCGTGGCCTCCTCCGGCAACCTGCCGGTGGTAGTGCTGTCGCTCTTCTGGCGCAAGTTCAACACTGCCGGCGTCATCTCCGGCCTGGTGGTCGGCACTGTCGCCTCCATCGGCCTGGTCATGGTTTCCCCCAACATGACCTATCCCAAGGTGGTCGCTGCCGGCGCCCAGAAGGTGATTACCGCCATGGAGAAGAAGCAGGCTGCCCTGCCTCCGGGCGCCCAGCTTGACGAGAAGGATGCCAAGGCCCTTGAAAAGGCCAAGGCCGATTACGAGAAGAACAAGGACGGCAAGTCCATCATGGGTCTTGACGCTCCGCTGCTGAAGCTGAAGAACCCGGGCATCATCTCGATCCCGCTGGGCTTCCTGGCCGCCATTCTCGGCTGCCTGGCCTTCCCGAACCGTCGTTCCGAAGAGATGTTCGACGAGGTCTATGTCCGCCAGAACACCGGCCTCGGCATGGCCAAGGCCATCGATCACTGA
- a CDS encoding NifB/NifX family molybdenum-iron cluster-binding protein, translating into MKVAFTTSTGATIDGNFRTSGSFSVWDIGTHESYYVTSVHVGTEAGSEDDRIAARAEALKECTMVFATQISGPAAAKLIAHNVHPQKTNGWVSVEEVIHRLQEVLRSAPPPWMRKAMLPDFGADGTDSVTGNHGDRPTALGNFIGLLDLIGMPVLT; encoded by the coding sequence ATGAAAGTAGCATTCACGACCTCGACAGGCGCAACCATAGACGGAAATTTTCGTACCTCCGGCAGCTTCTCGGTCTGGGATATCGGCACCCACGAGTCCTATTACGTCACAAGTGTTCATGTCGGAACAGAGGCAGGCAGCGAAGATGATCGCATCGCGGCGAGGGCCGAGGCGCTCAAGGAATGCACCATGGTCTTTGCCACGCAGATCAGCGGCCCTGCGGCAGCCAAACTGATTGCCCACAATGTCCATCCCCAGAAAACCAATGGCTGGGTCAGTGTGGAAGAGGTCATTCACAGACTGCAGGAAGTGCTGCGGAGCGCTCCTCCCCCCTGGATGCGCAAGGCGATGCTTCCGGATTTCGGTGCGGACGGGACTGACTCCGTCACCGGAAACCACGGGGACCGGCCCACTGCGCTCGGCAACTTTATCGGCCTGCTCGACCTGATCGGCATGCCCGTTCTCACCTGA